One genomic window of Corynebacterium pseudotuberculosis includes the following:
- a CDS encoding DUF368 domain-containing protein gives MAATPQATTRSSSFSGSILHLIAGGLIGLAEMVPGVSGGTVALVVGIYERAIHNGHALLHLVRTLITNPAQLKEAARRVEWVFLACVGFGMVATVLLLSSVMHNFVENHGQSARALFLGMVAVSITVPLLMISRKDYSQKRVSIIAAFIIAAILTFIGTGFTSEEKTDPSLIVIFFAAAIAVCALVLPGISGSFILLSLGLYAPVIGAVSDRNLTVMAVFALGALTGIACFIKVLDYLITTHRTITLATMAGLMFGSLRALWPWQDGSGSPMAPSGSIGITILLILVGGGIVATIMLVERRFNTKSKMQEEKA, from the coding sequence ATGGCAGCCACACCTCAAGCGACTACCAGGTCCTCATCCTTCTCCGGTTCCATTTTGCATCTCATCGCAGGCGGACTTATTGGCCTTGCAGAGATGGTTCCCGGTGTCTCCGGCGGCACCGTTGCGCTCGTCGTAGGCATTTATGAGCGAGCTATTCACAACGGTCACGCCTTACTCCATTTAGTTCGGACCTTGATTACTAACCCAGCTCAGCTCAAGGAAGCAGCGCGACGCGTGGAATGGGTATTCCTCGCCTGCGTCGGTTTTGGCATGGTCGCCACAGTTCTTTTGCTTTCTTCTGTGATGCATAATTTTGTGGAAAATCATGGGCAATCCGCCCGCGCCCTCTTCCTAGGCATGGTGGCCGTCTCCATCACCGTGCCTTTGCTTATGATTTCCCGGAAGGACTATTCACAAAAGCGCGTGTCCATTATCGCGGCTTTTATTATCGCAGCAATTCTTACCTTTATCGGCACCGGCTTTACCTCAGAGGAGAAAACTGATCCGTCTTTGATCGTAATCTTTTTCGCCGCAGCTATAGCCGTATGCGCCCTAGTTCTCCCCGGCATTTCTGGCTCTTTCATCCTCTTGTCCTTAGGGCTATACGCCCCCGTAATTGGAGCCGTGAGCGATCGTAATCTCACAGTAATGGCCGTATTTGCGCTTGGTGCACTCACCGGGATCGCGTGCTTTATCAAGGTTTTGGATTATCTAATTACCACTCACCGAACAATCACACTAGCCACCATGGCAGGTTTAATGTTTGGGTCATTACGAGCCCTCTGGCCATGGCAGGACGGCTCCGGGTCGCCCATGGCTCCTTCCGGAAGCATCGGCATAACGATTCTTTTGATCCTTGTTGGCGGCGGCATCGTGGCAACAATTATGTTGGTAGAGCGTCGTTTTAATACCAAGTCCAAGATGCAAGAAGAAAAGGCTTAG
- the coaD gene encoding pantetheine-phosphate adenylyltransferase: protein MSIHAVCPGSFDPVTKGHIDIIGRAAEMYDRVTVLVTANPNKPSGMFSVEERKDLIRAAVAEAGGLENVSVDHWAGLLVDYTNAHGVSVLVKGLRTALDYEYELPMAQMNRKLSGIDTAFLMTDPAYGYISSTLCKEVVKYGGNVDDMLPSAVSVAMKQKLG, encoded by the coding sequence ATGTCCATACACGCCGTTTGCCCCGGTTCCTTCGATCCTGTGACAAAAGGGCATATCGATATTATTGGCCGTGCTGCCGAGATGTATGACCGTGTGACGGTACTGGTTACCGCTAATCCCAATAAGCCCTCCGGCATGTTTAGCGTTGAAGAGCGCAAAGATCTGATTCGGGCAGCGGTAGCCGAAGCTGGAGGGCTGGAAAATGTCTCCGTAGACCATTGGGCGGGACTTTTAGTTGATTACACAAACGCTCATGGCGTGAGTGTCTTGGTAAAAGGTCTACGCACGGCGCTTGACTATGAGTATGAGCTTCCGATGGCGCAGATGAATAGAAAGCTGTCCGGGATTGATACGGCATTCCTAATGACTGATCCGGCTTATGGTTATATATCCTCGACCTTATGCAAAGAAGTTGTTAAATACGGTGGAAATGTTGACGACATGCTTCCATCCGCAGTTTCCGTAGCAATGAAACAAAAACTCGGTTAA
- the rsmD gene encoding 16S rRNA (guanine(966)-N(2))-methyltransferase RsmD: MTRIISGEARGRTIKVPEHGTRPTSDRAREGLFSSLQVRFGFVGSRVLDLFAGSGALGLEAASRGADEVVLVENNPKAVQIIRHNMQVVGHPNVTVAEMKASTYVASAPKEYFDMVLADPPYDLPDSDIAEMLIALIPTLVDGAAVVVERHRESPETAWPSCFVPTTQKLKKRTFGIARMDMAVFHQELAAE, translated from the coding sequence ATGACTCGGATTATTTCTGGTGAAGCGCGAGGACGCACAATTAAAGTTCCTGAACACGGGACACGGCCTACGTCGGATCGCGCCCGCGAAGGGCTTTTTTCTTCACTGCAGGTGCGCTTTGGTTTTGTTGGTTCACGTGTGTTGGATCTTTTTGCAGGATCCGGGGCACTGGGTCTAGAGGCTGCAAGCCGGGGCGCGGATGAAGTAGTACTGGTAGAAAACAACCCTAAAGCTGTGCAGATTATTCGCCATAATATGCAGGTTGTTGGGCATCCTAATGTTACTGTCGCAGAGATGAAGGCTTCCACATATGTGGCGAGTGCTCCCAAAGAATACTTTGATATGGTGCTGGCTGATCCTCCCTACGACCTACCTGATTCAGACATAGCAGAGATGCTTATAGCTTTGATCCCTACGCTTGTCGACGGCGCAGCGGTTGTCGTAGAGCGCCACCGCGAATCACCAGAGACCGCATGGCCCTCGTGTTTTGTTCCCACTACCCAGAAGTTGAAAAAACGGACTTTTGGAATCGCACGCATGGACATGGCGGTGTTTCATCAAGAGCTTGCAGCAGAATAA
- a CDS encoding ATP-dependent DNA helicase RecG, translated as MLGWHDTRPLTQLLPEKEAKAFARHFGYRRAEDLLMHLPRAYAAHGAGLSAGHAQEGDIITCIGDIVSTSERRDRNGNLIYTVEISDGAVTTTATFFRANWLSKVLVKGARGMFTGKLKFFREKSQLQHPDFFLFPDPGTKTRSSGGLQALSTTGEFDHVTHIINSLAYIPVYPAKKAMPTWRILGAIHEILSKTPPIVDPLGNFKPDDMPTLDQAIRGAHETDCERAEPYINRLKYNEALSIALVMALRRADMKRRQAFPMPASQTGLRATLLKALPFQLTEGQQQVAQEIEEDLGKNTPMSRLLQGEVGSGKTIVSLIAMLQAVDAHKQCALLAPTEVLATQHAHSIRATLAAANIQLTVVLLTGSLSTAERKKALLDIMSGDADIIIGTHALIQDTVNFYDLGLCVVDEQHRFGVEQRDYLRAKGNSELTPHLLVMTATPIPRTIAMTAFGDLSVSTLRQLPGGRRPIKTFVISSDNPTWSERMWKRIREEVERGQQIYVVCPRVKNNGGVEETTASLQHGIFSDLRVEMLHGSMHPDDKETIMAAFATGTIDVLVATTVIEVGIDVPNATIMLIREAENFGVSQLHQLRGRVGRGGKESICFLHTTAEPDTPARQRIQKVAATADGFALAEIDLEYRQEGDILGTQQSGASQKRISFIQDKALIQRANDDAAAIVQQNPNIARSLVSDIDDHSQDYLDKT; from the coding sequence ATGCTGGGGTGGCACGATACGCGACCTTTAACGCAACTCTTGCCTGAAAAAGAAGCCAAAGCTTTTGCTAGACACTTTGGATATCGCCGCGCTGAAGACCTTCTCATGCATCTGCCCCGGGCCTATGCCGCACACGGGGCAGGCTTGAGCGCAGGGCATGCACAAGAAGGCGACATCATTACGTGTATAGGTGATATTGTCTCTACCTCAGAGCGAAGAGATCGTAACGGAAACCTCATCTACACCGTCGAAATCTCTGATGGCGCAGTTACCACTACCGCAACATTCTTCCGAGCCAACTGGCTCTCTAAAGTCCTTGTCAAAGGCGCACGCGGAATGTTCACCGGAAAACTTAAATTTTTCCGCGAAAAATCGCAGCTACAGCATCCAGACTTTTTTCTTTTCCCTGACCCCGGCACAAAGACTCGTAGTTCAGGCGGCCTGCAAGCACTATCTACAACAGGAGAGTTTGATCACGTCACCCATATCATCAACTCGCTCGCATACATACCGGTATATCCAGCCAAAAAAGCAATGCCCACGTGGCGGATACTAGGGGCGATACATGAGATTTTGAGTAAAACTCCTCCTATCGTGGATCCACTGGGAAACTTTAAACCAGATGACATGCCCACGCTCGATCAAGCGATAAGAGGGGCTCATGAGACAGATTGTGAAAGAGCCGAACCATACATTAATAGGCTGAAATACAACGAAGCACTCAGCATAGCTTTAGTGATGGCGTTGCGACGCGCGGACATGAAGCGTCGTCAAGCATTTCCTATGCCCGCCTCACAGACAGGTCTCCGCGCCACGTTACTCAAAGCCTTGCCGTTTCAACTCACAGAAGGCCAACAGCAAGTAGCTCAGGAGATCGAAGAAGACCTAGGGAAAAACACCCCTATGTCGCGTCTATTACAAGGAGAAGTCGGATCAGGGAAAACCATAGTCTCCCTTATCGCGATGCTTCAGGCTGTTGACGCCCACAAACAATGCGCTCTCCTCGCGCCCACTGAAGTCCTTGCTACTCAACACGCACACAGCATCCGAGCAACTCTTGCTGCTGCAAACATCCAACTCACCGTCGTATTGCTCACTGGCTCGCTATCTACAGCTGAACGCAAAAAAGCCCTCCTAGACATCATGTCTGGAGATGCCGACATAATCATTGGAACCCACGCACTTATCCAAGACACCGTGAACTTTTATGACCTCGGCCTCTGCGTGGTCGATGAACAACACCGATTTGGAGTAGAGCAGCGTGATTACTTAAGAGCCAAAGGAAACTCAGAACTTACCCCGCACCTGCTCGTCATGACGGCCACACCTATACCAAGAACAATTGCAATGACAGCATTCGGGGATCTTAGCGTTTCCACACTCCGCCAACTCCCCGGAGGACGCCGGCCGATCAAAACTTTTGTTATCAGCTCCGATAACCCCACCTGGAGCGAGCGCATGTGGAAACGCATCAGAGAAGAAGTAGAACGCGGCCAACAGATTTATGTTGTATGCCCTCGGGTGAAAAACAACGGCGGGGTAGAAGAAACCACTGCATCCTTACAACACGGGATCTTCAGCGACCTTAGAGTAGAGATGCTTCATGGAAGCATGCACCCCGATGATAAAGAAACCATAATGGCGGCCTTTGCCACAGGAACGATCGATGTCCTTGTAGCCACAACCGTGATAGAAGTCGGCATAGATGTACCCAACGCCACGATCATGCTGATTAGAGAAGCCGAGAATTTCGGAGTCTCCCAACTACACCAATTACGAGGACGCGTTGGACGCGGAGGCAAAGAATCTATTTGCTTCCTCCACACCACAGCAGAACCCGATACTCCCGCCCGCCAACGTATCCAAAAAGTTGCTGCCACCGCAGACGGCTTTGCCCTTGCAGAAATAGATCTTGAATACCGGCAAGAAGGAGATATCCTAGGCACTCAACAATCGGGAGCCTCCCAAAAACGAATTAGCTTTATCCAAGACAAAGCATTGATCCAACGAGCTAACGACGATGCCGCCGCCATAGTTCAACAAAACCCAAACATCGCCAGATCCCTGGTGAGCGACATCGACGACCACTCGCAGGACTATCTGGATAAAACATAA
- a CDS encoding acetyl-CoA carboxylase biotin carboxyl carrier protein subunit: MKICAPFAGIVHYKVGRGDTVETGQELASVEAIKLEAPIIAPGPGIVATLGKDNFDDVMGGDVLLIVEKA; the protein is encoded by the coding sequence ATGAAAATCTGTGCCCCCTTCGCCGGCATCGTCCATTACAAAGTGGGACGTGGCGATACTGTCGAAACCGGTCAAGAGCTAGCATCAGTCGAAGCTATCAAGCTTGAGGCGCCCATCATCGCGCCGGGACCAGGCATCGTAGCCACTTTGGGTAAAGACAATTTTGATGATGTCATGGGCGGAGACGTGCTACTTATCGTGGAGAAGGCATAA
- a CDS encoding amino acid ABC transporter ATP-binding protein, whose product MTDNLMISAQQLCKNFGQIQVLKGIDLEVPKGSVTCLIGPSGSGKSTLLRCVNHLEKINAGRLYVDGELIGYKERDGILYEISEKEAARQRADIGMVFQGFNLFPHRTAIENIIEAPVHVKGVAESEARAKGMELLAQVGLQHKADAYPAQLSGGQQQRVAIARAVAMEPKLMLFDEPTSALDPELVGEVLRVMRDLAEGGMTMLVVTHEMGFAREVADTVAFMDGGVIVEIGDARQVIDNPQHERTKMFLSNLL is encoded by the coding sequence ATGACTGATAATCTCATGATTAGTGCGCAACAATTGTGCAAGAACTTCGGCCAGATTCAAGTTCTCAAGGGCATCGATCTTGAAGTTCCTAAAGGATCTGTAACCTGCCTCATTGGCCCTTCGGGCTCTGGTAAATCCACGCTTTTGCGGTGCGTTAATCACCTAGAAAAAATCAACGCTGGCCGCTTATACGTGGATGGTGAATTGATTGGTTATAAAGAGCGTGATGGGATTCTCTATGAGATTTCTGAGAAAGAAGCCGCTCGTCAACGCGCTGATATCGGCATGGTCTTCCAGGGATTCAACTTATTCCCGCACAGAACTGCAATCGAAAACATCATAGAAGCCCCCGTACATGTAAAAGGTGTCGCGGAGTCCGAGGCACGAGCAAAAGGCATGGAGCTACTCGCGCAAGTCGGTTTGCAGCATAAGGCAGATGCTTATCCAGCTCAGCTTTCAGGCGGCCAACAACAGCGTGTAGCTATCGCGCGTGCAGTAGCCATGGAGCCCAAGCTCATGCTTTTCGACGAGCCCACCTCCGCCCTCGACCCAGAGTTGGTAGGGGAAGTTCTACGGGTAATGCGAGATCTCGCTGAAGGCGGAATGACCATGTTGGTGGTCACCCATGAGATGGGTTTTGCGCGTGAGGTTGCAGATACTGTCGCTTTCATGGATGGAGGCGTGATCGTTGAGATTGGTGACGCTCGTCAGGTTATTGATAACCCCCAACACGAACGCACCAAGATGTTCCTATCCAATCTGCTTTAA
- a CDS encoding amino acid ABC transporter permease — translation MTSPQPKPIQAKPLRHPGRWVAAILILLVFLWFIISAATNKAYGWDTYIQYLFDTRIALAAGHTLAITILSMILGVVLGCAVAVMRMSPNPVLRIVSWFYLWIFRGTPVYVQLVFWGLLGSLYQTINLGFTEISLEKALSNMFLLAVLGLGLNEAAYMAEIVRSGLQAVPEGQTEASKALGMSWWMTIRRTVLPQAMRIIVPPTGNEFISLLKTTSLVVAIPYTAELYGRATDIAAALFDPVPLLLVAATWYLVITSLLMIAQSYLEKYFDRGATRELTARQLAALADAEGTLPKNVNIVAEPPTRSHRHPRNPQKGA, via the coding sequence ATGACTTCCCCACAACCGAAACCTATCCAAGCAAAACCACTACGTCATCCCGGTCGCTGGGTTGCTGCCATTCTTATTCTTTTGGTATTTCTCTGGTTCATCATCAGTGCAGCAACCAATAAAGCGTATGGGTGGGACACCTACATTCAGTATCTCTTTGATACTCGAATCGCTTTAGCCGCAGGACATACTCTGGCTATCACTATCTTGTCCATGATATTGGGCGTTGTTTTAGGTTGCGCTGTGGCTGTCATGCGCATGTCTCCTAATCCGGTCTTACGCATTGTCTCGTGGTTCTATCTTTGGATTTTCCGCGGAACCCCGGTGTACGTTCAGCTTGTTTTCTGGGGTCTTCTCGGCTCGTTATATCAAACGATCAACCTTGGTTTTACAGAGATATCTTTGGAAAAAGCCCTTTCCAATATGTTCCTCCTTGCTGTTTTAGGCTTGGGACTCAACGAGGCCGCATATATGGCAGAGATCGTCCGTTCCGGACTTCAGGCTGTTCCCGAGGGACAGACTGAAGCTTCCAAGGCCTTGGGTATGAGCTGGTGGATGACGATTCGTCGCACTGTACTCCCCCAAGCAATGCGCATTATTGTCCCGCCTACCGGCAACGAGTTTATTTCTTTGCTCAAGACCACGTCTTTGGTCGTAGCAATTCCTTACACTGCGGAGCTTTACGGCCGTGCCACCGATATCGCTGCCGCACTGTTTGATCCTGTACCGCTACTTTTAGTAGCTGCGACATGGTATTTGGTCATTACCTCGCTGTTAATGATTGCTCAAAGCTACCTGGAAAAGTACTTTGATCGAGGCGCAACGCGTGAGCTAACGGCCCGCCAGCTTGCAGCTCTTGCCGACGCAGAAGGAACCCTCCCCAAAAATGTCAATATCGTCGCCGAGCCACCCACGCGGTCTCATCGACACCCACGTAACCCGCAGAAAGGCGCTTGA
- a CDS encoding DAK2 domain-containing protein — MPDITFLSGRSLLHWAECATDELAARRVEINSLNVFPVPDADTGSNMAHTMHAAVEAVHQFIAQASAETPNAESQELSASDVATALASGAVRGARGNSGVVLSQVLRGIAQAANSGVINAACVQKSLLNALDFVAAAITDPVEGTVITVLRAAAFSARSCDTDNLYEVVTVAAEAARVALHNTPSQLTVLREAGVVDAGGQGLVILLDALVDAVLTDPMNLAHQGESAQGPIADHACPSPTELSRRPHFHSFPQHEQEAFLEVMFYIEDADLDALRGELFPLGDSLVIAGIGKKAGTIHIHTCDAGRVIEQAYAMGRVSDLRIEVLPSLGSVDHPTRIVLALAPEGTLAQLYSAAGALVVVRKGKQFAIVGSTDLGQEPTPLTDGVAIVNELISRSHESGATEVILLPNGMLTRGEMASVERSTRSFKQSITILPTGSLVRGLAALSMHDSNQALAVDTYAMAEAITGMRTAKINATSQAALTAVGACAKGDYAATMGSETIAVNEDIYACVQQALRKMLDGGGERVTIIALNSLGFNQSTVAAMLPPNSELDLTIYLADHVDSLVEIGVE; from the coding sequence ATGCCGGACATCACGTTTCTTAGTGGGCGCAGCCTCTTACACTGGGCAGAATGCGCAACAGATGAGCTCGCCGCGCGCCGGGTCGAGATTAACAGCCTGAATGTGTTTCCGGTACCAGATGCAGACACCGGCTCAAATATGGCGCATACTATGCACGCTGCTGTAGAAGCCGTCCATCAGTTCATAGCCCAAGCTAGCGCAGAGACCCCGAACGCCGAGTCACAAGAACTTAGTGCTTCCGACGTTGCTACAGCGTTGGCTTCCGGTGCTGTTCGCGGAGCGCGCGGAAATTCTGGCGTTGTCTTAAGCCAAGTGCTGCGTGGTATCGCACAGGCAGCAAATTCAGGCGTAATCAATGCGGCCTGTGTTCAAAAATCACTTCTCAATGCGCTTGACTTTGTGGCTGCAGCGATCACTGACCCCGTTGAAGGCACAGTGATCACTGTGCTGCGTGCAGCCGCGTTTTCTGCTCGATCCTGCGACACTGACAACCTCTATGAAGTAGTCACAGTAGCCGCGGAAGCTGCCCGGGTCGCCCTGCACAATACTCCCTCACAACTCACCGTTCTAAGAGAAGCCGGGGTAGTCGATGCCGGAGGTCAGGGGCTAGTAATCCTTTTGGACGCCCTTGTTGATGCCGTTCTAACAGACCCCATGAATCTAGCTCACCAAGGGGAGAGCGCCCAGGGACCTATCGCAGACCACGCTTGTCCTAGTCCGACAGAACTTTCTCGCAGACCTCACTTTCATAGTTTTCCCCAGCATGAGCAAGAGGCTTTCCTGGAAGTGATGTTCTACATTGAGGACGCTGATCTTGATGCACTACGTGGTGAGCTCTTTCCACTAGGCGACAGCCTGGTGATCGCTGGAATTGGCAAAAAAGCTGGGACAATTCATATTCATACATGCGATGCAGGCCGCGTCATCGAGCAGGCATACGCCATGGGGAGAGTCAGTGACCTTCGAATTGAGGTGCTGCCGTCCCTTGGGAGTGTCGATCACCCCACCCGAATCGTGCTAGCTCTTGCCCCGGAAGGAACACTTGCACAGCTCTATAGCGCAGCTGGTGCCCTCGTGGTGGTTCGAAAAGGCAAGCAGTTTGCTATCGTTGGTTCGACAGATCTAGGACAGGAGCCCACCCCTTTGACGGATGGGGTGGCAATAGTCAACGAGCTCATTTCCCGCTCGCATGAAAGCGGAGCGACCGAAGTAATTTTGTTGCCTAACGGCATGCTCACCAGAGGCGAGATGGCATCGGTAGAGCGTTCAACGCGATCATTCAAGCAATCGATCACTATCTTGCCCACAGGCAGCCTAGTACGCGGACTAGCGGCACTATCAATGCACGATTCCAACCAGGCTCTCGCCGTAGACACATATGCCATGGCCGAAGCCATTACCGGAATGCGTACGGCTAAAATCAATGCAACCTCACAAGCTGCCTTGACCGCCGTGGGCGCCTGCGCCAAAGGCGATTACGCTGCCACAATGGGATCTGAAACGATTGCAGTAAACGAAGATATTTATGCGTGCGTTCAGCAAGCCTTGCGGAAAATGCTTGACGGCGGCGGAGAGCGCGTCACGATCATAGCTTTAAACTCGCTCGGTTTTAATCAATCCACGGTAGCCGCAATGTTGCCGCCGAACTCCGAACTTGACCTCACTATCTATCTGGCCGACCACGTGGATAGCCTTGTAGAAATTGGGGTGGAGTAA
- a CDS encoding sulfite exporter TauE/SafE family protein — MSLALLVFAIVSVGSLLQRVSGMGLGLVAGSILSVAMGPVEGILVVNLLAAINATMTTVIVRKNVDWQKFFLIAPVVVLGAIPGAWLITVVSGATLQVVVGSLLLSALAIVTFGVQRIPHAQGKIPAVITGVIAGFMNTLAGIAGPAITVYAQVSRWSQVPFAATLQPIFIVSGLVSLTVKIVSGAGTVASVSSWVWFFGIFGMITGISIGARASQKIPRPTARKISLSVATLGGIMVLVRGLVGLF, encoded by the coding sequence ATGAGTCTCGCGCTGTTAGTCTTTGCGATCGTATCTGTCGGATCGTTATTGCAGCGGGTCTCAGGTATGGGGCTTGGGTTAGTCGCTGGCTCGATTCTTAGCGTGGCCATGGGGCCGGTGGAAGGAATACTGGTTGTTAACCTCCTAGCAGCTATAAACGCGACTATGACCACGGTGATCGTGCGTAAGAATGTTGACTGGCAAAAGTTTTTCCTTATTGCTCCCGTAGTTGTACTTGGGGCGATTCCTGGTGCCTGGCTTATTACAGTTGTATCAGGAGCAACGCTGCAGGTTGTGGTGGGATCCTTGCTGCTGAGTGCACTAGCAATAGTGACTTTTGGCGTTCAGCGTATTCCTCATGCTCAAGGAAAAATTCCTGCCGTAATAACAGGTGTTATCGCGGGTTTTATGAATACCCTTGCTGGTATCGCAGGACCTGCTATTACCGTATATGCGCAGGTATCCAGGTGGTCACAAGTACCTTTCGCAGCGACCCTACAGCCGATCTTCATCGTCTCCGGTTTGGTTTCGTTGACAGTAAAAATAGTGTCAGGTGCGGGAACGGTGGCGTCGGTGTCTTCCTGGGTATGGTTCTTTGGAATATTCGGAATGATCACCGGAATTTCTATTGGTGCGAGAGCTTCTCAAAAAATCCCTCGTCCTACGGCAAGAAAGATTTCTCTGAGCGTGGCAACGCTAGGAGGGATTATGGTGCTTGTCCGGGGCTTGGTCGGGCTCTTCTGA
- a CDS encoding ABC transporter substrate-binding protein encodes MKSRTRVLALCTAITLAFSLSACVTNEEQGHPDGWEEVSPPAVPEIAALVPQPLAEKGTLVASANPPFAPFEFKNSHHEIIGMEMDLMRAASSVMGLKYQPIEQDFSLILPSLSAGTIDVGASGFTDNEERRKNYDFVDFLYAGVQWGQQVGSSVDPNNACGLSIAVQRTTVADTDIVRPLSDDCVAQGKKPIELLAYETSDQAATALVLGRADAFVADSPVLAWAISRAEGKLETVGSISDAAPYGFAVPKKSQLGVALAAAMQHLIKTGDYQRILKMWGINEGLVSSAMINEVPVT; translated from the coding sequence ATGAAATCCCGCACCCGTGTTTTGGCTTTGTGTACTGCGATTACGCTTGCCTTCTCGCTCAGCGCGTGCGTGACCAATGAGGAACAAGGTCACCCCGACGGCTGGGAAGAAGTCTCGCCCCCTGCAGTACCCGAAATTGCCGCCCTCGTTCCTCAACCATTAGCGGAAAAAGGCACACTGGTAGCAAGTGCCAATCCACCATTCGCACCATTTGAATTCAAAAATTCTCATCATGAGATCATCGGAATGGAAATGGATCTTATGCGCGCAGCCTCATCAGTGATGGGGCTGAAATATCAGCCGATCGAGCAGGATTTCTCACTCATCCTCCCTTCACTCAGTGCTGGAACCATCGACGTAGGCGCCTCTGGTTTTACGGATAATGAGGAGCGACGTAAAAATTATGACTTTGTTGATTTCCTTTATGCGGGAGTTCAGTGGGGGCAACAAGTCGGTTCATCTGTAGATCCGAATAACGCATGCGGTTTGTCCATCGCAGTGCAACGCACAACGGTTGCAGATACAGATATTGTGCGGCCGCTGAGCGACGATTGCGTAGCACAAGGCAAAAAGCCCATCGAGTTACTTGCATACGAAACCAGCGACCAAGCCGCAACCGCGCTTGTCCTTGGTCGTGCCGATGCCTTCGTGGCAGATTCTCCAGTGCTGGCATGGGCGATTTCCCGGGCCGAAGGAAAACTAGAAACAGTCGGGTCCATCAGCGATGCCGCTCCTTATGGCTTTGCCGTCCCTAAAAAATCGCAACTCGGCGTAGCACTAGCTGCTGCGATGCAACACCTCATCAAAACTGGTGACTACCAAAGAATCCTCAAAATGTGGGGAATTAATGAGGGCCTTGTTAGCTCAGCGATGATCAATGAAGTACCCGTCACTTAA
- a CDS encoding PhzF family phenazine biosynthesis protein, translated as MRISYVDVFSTGPLSGNPVAVVHDADQLSQHQMQSFAAWTNLSETTFLLKPTTTKADYRLRIFSPTQEFPFAGHPTLGSAAAWLAAGGAMQGTHIVQECSAGLIPIQLNKELLSFQAPALLDSSPLSPAHIQKIPQALGIDCDHILKIQRVDNGTGWIGVLLNDAVEVGDIKPNYELMGGLKLGVVSLLDASDEDAMEVRAFNPSIGEDPVTGSLNAGLAQWLIDEERVPVSYSVRQGSALGRAGRLFISQRADALWVGGYCSLTVSGTVRI; from the coding sequence ATGCGTATTTCCTACGTCGATGTTTTCTCCACCGGACCGTTAAGCGGTAATCCTGTTGCTGTAGTTCATGACGCCGATCAGCTGTCTCAACACCAGATGCAGAGCTTTGCTGCATGGACGAACTTATCGGAGACGACCTTTCTTCTTAAACCGACCACTACCAAAGCAGATTATCGCCTCAGAATTTTTAGCCCCACCCAAGAGTTTCCCTTTGCCGGACACCCCACATTGGGCTCTGCCGCCGCGTGGCTTGCCGCTGGCGGAGCGATGCAGGGAACTCATATTGTCCAGGAATGCTCTGCGGGACTAATCCCGATACAACTGAATAAAGAATTATTGTCTTTTCAGGCACCTGCTTTGCTTGATAGCTCGCCACTTTCCCCAGCGCACATCCAGAAAATTCCGCAGGCCTTGGGTATCGATTGTGATCACATCCTAAAAATTCAACGAGTCGACAACGGGACGGGGTGGATCGGTGTTTTACTTAATGACGCGGTCGAAGTGGGAGATATCAAGCCTAATTATGAACTGATGGGCGGGCTCAAGCTTGGTGTTGTTAGCCTCTTAGACGCTAGCGATGAGGATGCTATGGAAGTGCGTGCTTTCAATCCATCCATAGGAGAGGATCCGGTCACCGGGAGTCTGAACGCGGGACTCGCACAATGGCTTATTGATGAGGAGAGAGTTCCTGTCTCTTACTCGGTGCGGCAGGGGAGTGCACTTGGACGAGCAGGAAGGCTTTTTATCTCGCAGCGTGCCGACGCCCTCTGGGTAGGCGGGTATTGCTCACTTACCGTCAGCGGAACTGTACGTATTTAG